One Plasmodium knowlesi strain H genome assembly, chromosome: 10 genomic window carries:
- a CDS encoding Hsc70-interacting protein, putative: MDANKIEELKQFVSLCKEDPAILQKPEFSFFKEFIESCGGKVPKNKGFYEHIPSEDSTDEKSNHEEKEEDDEDEDDDDEDDELDEGAEEEENDEDLMIEETVECPPLAPTIEGDLSDEVIEEICKLKEEAVNLVQENKFEEALEKYNKIISYGNPSAMIYTKRASVLLSLKRPKACIRDCTEALNLNIDSANAYKIRGKAYRYLGKWESAHADIEQGQKIDYDDDLWEMQKLIEEKYKKIYEKRRYKINKEEEKKRKRREKELKKRLAAKKAAEKAYKDNSKRENYDSDSSDSSYSQPDFSGDFPGGMPGGLGGGMGAGFPGGMPGGMPGGMPGGMPGGMNFPGGFPGGLGGGMGGGMPGGMPGGMPGGLGGGLGGGMPGGLGGGMPGGMPDLNSPEMKELFNNPQFYQMMQNMMSNPELLSKYASDPKYKNIFENLKNSNLGNMGKPGCNGKN, translated from the exons ATGGATGCTAACAAAA TTGAAGAGCTGAAGCAGTTTGTGTCGCTCTGTAAGGAGGATCCCGCCATTTTGCAGAAGCcagaattttccttctttaaggAATTTATTGAAAGCTGCGGTGGAAAGGTGCCAAAGAACAAGGGCTTTTATGAACACATTCCAAGTGAAGATAGCACCGATGAAAAGTCAAACcatgaagaaaaggaggaggacgacgaagatgaagatgacgatgatgaggatgacgaaCTAGACGAAGGagcggaagaagaagaaaatgatgaagattTAATGATAGAAGAAACAGTTGAATGCCCCCCTTTAGCTCCAACTATAGAAGGAGATTTATCCGACGAGGTGATTGAAGAAATCTGTAAGCTGAAAGAGGAAGCTGTAAATTTAGtacaagaaaataaatttgaagaagccttagaaaaatacaataaaataatttcctatGGAAATCCATCAGCCATGATATACACGAAGAGGGCGTCAGTCTTGTTAAGTCTGAAAAGACCAAAAGCTTGCATACGAGATTGTACGGAGGCACTAAATCTGAACATAGATAGCGCCAATGCTTACAAAATTAGAGGAAAGGCATACCGATACCTGGGTAAGTGGGAAAGTGCACATGCTGATATTGAACAAGGACAAAAAATCGATTATGATGATGATTTATGGGAAATGCAAAAACtgattgaagaaaaatacaagaaGATTTATGAGAAGAGGAGGTACAAAATTaataaggaggaagaaaagaaaagaaaaagaagggaaaaggaattgaAGAAAAGGTTGGCAGCCAAGAAGGCCGCAGAGAAGGCGTATAAGGATAACAGCAAGAGGGAGAACTACGACTCTGACTCCTCAGATTCATCGTACAGCCAACCCGACTTTTCTGGTGATTTCCCCGGTGGAATGCCAGGTGGGTTAGGTGGCGGAATGGGAGCAGGATTCCCCGGAGGAATGCCAGGAGGAATGCCAGGAGGTATGCCAGGTGGTATGCCAGGGGGAATGAATTTCCCAGGTGGATTTCCAGGCGGATTAGGAGGTGGCATGGGGGGTGGAATGCCCGGTGGAATGCCCGGAGGTATGCCCGGGGGATTAGGTGGCGGATTAGGAGGAGGAATGCCTGGCGGATTGGGAGGTGGAATGCCCGGTGGAATGCCAGATTTAAATTCGCCAGAAATGAAAGAGCTCTTCAACAACCCGCAGTTCTACCAAATGATGCAAAACATGATGAGCAACCCAGAGCTACTGTCCAAGTATGCCAGTGACCCAAAGTACAAGAACATATTTGAGAacttaaaaaattccaaTTTAGGTAATATGGGAAAACCCGGATGCAACGGCAAAAACTGA
- a CDS encoding methionine aminopeptidase 1a, putative yields MHKFLPALPKRNPNFHTHVLTPKINKIKVPEKSFFKPTLQDGKYKITPMQSVPGHIMRPPYAETGLVKNSNIEYEIKDEESIAKMKVAAKIAAQCLKLCLENSKEGVTTDDIDKMAFNFYIENGAYPAGINFHGFPKTVCASPNEVVCHGIPNLRKLKDGDIITYDCTVYVDGVFGDCAGTIGIGKISKSHQKLVDVSKECLYKAISVCKHGQKFSEIGRIITEHAHKNGFNVIQEFCGHFIGRNMHMYPLIEHHYPNGHPDDEYMQEGQIFTIEPILSEGSTKIHTWKDQWTVCTNDNAFCSQWEHTILVQQNGAEILTLCD; encoded by the exons ATGCATAAATTTTTACCTGCCTTACCAAAGAGGAATCCTAATTTCCATACCCATGTCTTAACTcccaaaataaacaaaattaagGTTCCGGAGAAGAGTTTCTTCAAGCCGACACTCCAGGatg GCAAGTACAAAATAACACCGATGCAAAGCGTCCCTGGGCACATCATGCGCCCCCCCTACGCTGAAACTGGCTTGGTCAAAAATTCAAATATCGAGTACGAAATTAAGGATGAAGAAAGTATCGCTAAAATGAAAGTGGCTGCGAAAATTGCAGCCCAGTGTTTGAAGCTTTGTTTagaaaattcaaaagaaGGGGTAACAACAGACGACATAGACAAAATGGCCTTCAATTTTTACATAGAAAATGGTGCCTACCCGGCTGGAATCAATTTCCATGGTTTTCCAAAAACTGTTTGTGCCTCACCGAACGAAG TGGTCTGCCACGGAATTCCCAACTTGAGGAAACTAAAAGACGGCGACATAATAACGTACGACTGCACGGTGTATGTCGATGGAGTCTTCGGAGACTGCGCCGGGACCATAGGCATCGGAAAAATCTCGAAGAGCCATCAGAAATTAGTTGATGTCAGCAAAGAATGCCTCTACAAAGCCATTTCTGTGTGTAAACATGGACAGAAATTCTCTGAAATTGGACGAATCATAACTGAGcatgcacacaaaaatggaTTTAATGTGATACAAGAATTCTGTGGACATTTCATTGGTCgaaatatgcacatgtatccTTTGATTGAACATCATTATCCAAATGGCCATCCAGATGATGAGTATATGCAAGAGGGACAGATATTCACAATCGAGCCGATTCTATCCGAGGGAAGTACAAAAATTCATACGTGGAAGGATCAATGGACTGTGTGTACCAACGACAATGCCTTTTGCTCGCAATGGGAACACACCATTCTGGTGCAGCAAAATGGTGCCGAAATATTGACCCTGTGTGATTAG